Proteins co-encoded in one Methylobacterium sp. WL1 genomic window:
- a CDS encoding transposase has protein sequence MRLVEETYLPGQSVSLVTRRHRLNANPLFTWRGLIERSALTVAGASEEGVPVSKLRAAHQQIGELQRVLGK, from the coding sequence GTGCGTCTCGTCGAAGAGACGTATCTGCCTGGCCAGTCCGTCTCGCTCGTCACCCGCCGCCATAGGCTGAACGCCAACCCGCTGTTCACGTGGCGTGGTCTGATAGAGCGCAGCGCGTTGACGGTTGCCGGTGCCAGCGAAGAGGGGGTGCCAGTCTCTAAACTGCGTGCTGCCCATCAGCAGATCGGTGAGTTGCAGCGGGTCCTGGGCAAGTAG
- a CDS encoding ISL3 family transposase → MRPHFRSSSLVPTGFIVDHLDVGTDRIGLVVRSGAVVTACPNCRTPSRRIQSRYRRRAADLPLGGRRVELQVVVRRFRCDAAACERTIFAERFPDEFLPAFARRTSRLEQIVHHLGLALGGRPGAGLAQRLMLPVSRDTLLRVIRRRAATRSDPLDVIGIDDFAWRRNHRYGTLVCDLERRRIVALLPDREQATAQTWLKQNTSIQIIARDRGGGYGEAIARALPQAIQVADRWHLMENASRGFLDAVRRSMRQVREVVGAATLDPALLTAAERIQYEGYLRREEADAAIRALAEAGVPIRRIGQRLGHSRMMVRAVLRGERTDVFRVRQSSLDAYMPWLDAQWDAGSRNATELWRMAKAQGFRGSLRVVGEWATRRRRAEQANIERLQRVPSARTLARLLTTDRDRLTRAETLTVAAVEEGVPELVEAREVVSAFQTMVRGNEPGRLEGWLRRAEASLVASFARGIGQDRSAVQAAITLPWSNGQTEGQVTKLKLVKRQMYGRGKIDLLQARLIGLKP, encoded by the coding sequence ATGCGCCCTCACTTCCGGTCATCGAGCCTCGTACCCACTGGATTCATCGTCGATCATCTCGACGTCGGCACTGACCGCATCGGTCTGGTCGTGAGGTCGGGAGCCGTGGTGACGGCCTGCCCAAACTGCCGGACCCCTTCGCGTCGCATTCAAAGCCGCTACCGACGTCGGGCCGCCGACCTGCCGCTCGGTGGCCGGCGCGTCGAGCTCCAGGTCGTTGTACGACGCTTCCGGTGCGATGCGGCGGCCTGCGAGCGGACGATCTTCGCCGAGCGCTTTCCCGACGAGTTCCTGCCCGCCTTCGCGCGACGCACCTCGCGGCTGGAGCAGATCGTCCATCACCTTGGTCTAGCCCTCGGTGGTCGGCCCGGTGCGGGTCTCGCCCAGCGCCTCATGCTGCCGGTCAGTCGCGACACGCTCCTGCGCGTCATCCGCCGTCGGGCGGCCACACGGTCCGATCCGCTCGACGTCATCGGCATCGACGACTTCGCCTGGCGACGCAACCACCGCTACGGCACCCTGGTCTGCGATCTCGAACGCCGCCGCATCGTGGCGCTCCTACCGGATCGCGAGCAGGCGACCGCGCAGACCTGGCTGAAGCAGAACACCTCGATCCAGATCATCGCCCGCGACCGTGGCGGCGGATATGGTGAGGCCATCGCCCGCGCCTTGCCGCAGGCTATCCAGGTCGCCGACCGCTGGCACCTCATGGAGAACGCCAGCCGCGGCTTCCTCGACGCCGTGCGCAGGTCGATGCGTCAGGTTCGCGAGGTCGTCGGCGCGGCCACCCTTGATCCGGCGCTCCTCACTGCGGCTGAGCGTATCCAGTACGAGGGTTACCTGCGGAGGGAAGAGGCGGACGCGGCCATCCGCGCGCTCGCGGAAGCAGGCGTTCCGATTCGCCGGATCGGCCAGCGCCTGGGCCACAGTCGCATGATGGTGCGTGCAGTCCTGCGCGGCGAGCGCACGGACGTCTTCCGGGTCCGCCAGAGCTCGCTCGACGCCTATATGCCCTGGCTCGACGCCCAGTGGGACGCAGGCAGCCGCAACGCCACCGAACTCTGGCGAATGGCGAAGGCGCAGGGCTTCCGAGGATCGCTCCGCGTGGTTGGGGAATGGGCGACGCGCCGCCGGCGCGCAGAGCAGGCCAACATCGAGCGGCTTCAGCGTGTGCCGTCGGCGCGAACATTGGCACGTCTGCTGACGACGGATCGCGACCGGTTGACCAGGGCGGAGACGCTGACCGTGGCCGCGGTCGAGGAAGGGGTGCCGGAGCTGGTCGAGGCACGCGAGGTAGTCAGCGCCTTCCAGACGATGGTGCGAGGAAACGAACCCGGCCGGCTTGAAGGATGGCTCAGGCGGGCCGAGGCGAGTCTCGTCGCCTCCTTCGCGCGCGGCATCGGTCAGGACCGATCCGCAGTTCAGGCCGCGATCACGCTGCCATGGTCGAACGGCCAGACCGAAGGACAGGTCACGAAGCTCAAGCTCGTGAAGCGCCAGATGTACGGCCGCGGCAAGATCGACCTGCTGCAGGCTCGCCTGATAGGCCTCAAGCCTTGA
- a CDS encoding IS66 family transposase, with protein sequence MGRSDLERLSREELIELVLRLQRPEKTSRTSSKPPATDRKERREQSKPGGAKPGHEDHSRVMSDDPDAVVEHRPDRCACCGGALHGDLPAELVSVSERIELPEVAPVVTQHRRLAVHCPTCGARMVAPAPEAARGTPFGPRLHAVATYLKTFQALSYERLQAALSDLFGLTLSQGGLMNLLQRAQRRFRSGREEAVSTLRRAAVVASDETGVRIEGSNAFHWVFHAADAVVHQASPTRGAVVVREMMDGHRPAVWISDRYTAQQGHAAQHQTCLAHLARDIAYVVEASDDPVPWRLQLWLASVFALAERVTTLATSTLEAKRRSLDRQLGAILATPSGCDLTCDLQAKIGRARAQLLVFLAHPGAVGPTNNGSERLLRPAVIQRKMTNGYRAMWAAEGEAAIRTVVDTARLTGGTPFGTILKTVSA encoded by the coding sequence ATGGGTCGCAGCGATCTTGAGCGATTGAGCCGCGAGGAACTGATTGAGCTGGTGCTGCGGCTGCAGCGTCCAGAGAAGACCTCGCGCACCTCCTCGAAGCCGCCCGCGACCGACCGCAAGGAGCGGCGGGAGCAATCCAAGCCCGGCGGGGCCAAGCCCGGGCACGAAGACCACAGCCGGGTGATGAGCGACGATCCCGACGCAGTCGTCGAGCATCGTCCCGACCGCTGCGCGTGCTGCGGTGGCGCCCTGCACGGAGATCTTCCCGCCGAACTCGTGAGCGTGTCCGAGCGGATCGAGCTGCCGGAGGTGGCCCCAGTCGTGACGCAGCATCGGCGGCTGGCCGTGCACTGCCCGACCTGCGGGGCGCGGATGGTCGCGCCGGCGCCAGAGGCGGCCCGTGGCACGCCGTTCGGCCCACGGCTGCATGCGGTGGCGACATATCTGAAGACCTTCCAGGCGCTGTCCTACGAGCGGCTCCAGGCGGCCTTGTCGGACCTGTTCGGTCTCACCCTCAGCCAGGGCGGGCTGATGAACCTGCTCCAGCGCGCGCAGAGGCGCTTCCGCTCCGGTCGCGAGGAGGCCGTCTCGACGCTACGCCGGGCCGCGGTGGTCGCCTCGGACGAGACCGGCGTGCGGATCGAGGGCAGCAACGCCTTCCACTGGGTCTTCCACGCGGCCGATGCGGTCGTTCATCAAGCCTCGCCGACGCGGGGTGCCGTCGTGGTGCGCGAGATGATGGACGGCCACCGGCCCGCAGTCTGGATCTCGGACCGCTACACCGCCCAGCAGGGCCATGCGGCCCAACACCAGACCTGCCTCGCCCATCTCGCCCGCGACATCGCCTACGTCGTCGAGGCGAGCGACGATCCGGTGCCCTGGCGTCTGCAGCTCTGGCTGGCCTCCGTGTTCGCCCTGGCCGAGCGCGTCACCACCTTGGCCACCTCGACCCTGGAAGCCAAGCGCCGGAGCCTCGACCGACAACTCGGGGCCATCCTCGCCACGCCGAGCGGCTGCGACCTGACCTGCGATCTGCAGGCCAAGATCGGACGGGCCCGCGCTCAGCTCCTCGTCTTCCTCGCCCATCCCGGGGCGGTCGGACCGACCAACAACGGTTCGGAGAGGCTGCTGCGCCCGGCGGTCATCCAGCGGAAGATGACCAACGGCTACCGCGCGATGTGGGCTGCCGAAGGCGAGGCCGCCATCCGCACCGTCGTCGATACCGCGCGCCTCACAGGCGGTACCCCCTTCGGCACCATCCTCAAGACCGTCAGCGCCTGA
- a CDS encoding glycosyltransferase, whose translation MKTESAAIDHADVSSPTELVWGSEIADLQRSGLFLTDWYESRNLDVAAASLGGLEHYLNFGGLEGRSPHPLFDGAWYLKQYADVADAEFNPLLHFIRHGWRERRRPHPLFDTSWYVERYGHLIADGDNPLSDYIRVGWRDGRWPNPLFDGKYYLDVYRNHMDPETSPLVHYIEYGSLNGFNPTPVFDTAWYLEKNLDVTSERINPLTHYIECGAVEGRDPHPLFYSSWYAKINPNCANFSTPLAHYLHSGERNLFPNPLFDNDYYLARYGDIAAHGKNALCHFIEFGAKEGRSPSALFDIAWYLEVYPDIAESGLNALTHFLNDGAFEGRSPHPKFDNSWLLERPSGDARGARGVLERWLRYGRAKGEVCPLILREGSASDALTILDLCNLNADELRSSSDVDLVISVLTPTYNTKSVWLRELYQSLRNQTYSGWKWIISDDGSTRSDTLATLHEIAANDERVILCCDPIGGGISAATNRAVDAALGDYACLVDHDDVLARDALGCVRDEIMSNGPFDMIYTDECKLTADYSIYGIFLKPDWSPVLLQNTMYIGHLTVYKLPFLRGLGGFRTNFDGTQDYDMALRAAAQAPRVAHVPCIAYLWRAIEGSTALRLDAKDGVIAAQEAAVREAAQARAPGAVVKPGLSPGFWRVDYPLPPEKALLSYVIPTAGGSRNVRGAPIDLLLNCIESLENANFYELREYIVVHNGNLSDSQVLALKAVDGVKLVEYKAELFNLAEKINLGVECASGEFVCLLNDDVEAITLAGGGLLIGFMEHHPEVGATAPLCLFEDGRVQHDGVMLLEQGPSHAGIMQRQSDFGEHGYLNYRREVFGVTGAMMFVRRALYMELGGFDVRLPLNYNDVDFCLRLRDAGYSCVVDPNVHVYHYESASKTGTFKCEKEELFRRWPALKDPYFNGKFDQRNPAFVPKWPRQRGQFSDPICFERWLDRRISNRTQGALIEQDALITIGMSVYNGPAAQLEEALTSALMQTYRNLEILIVDDGSTSTDTLRWLENVEKRGDVRVIRLGRNVGIVGAQKVLLDAALGEWFVPMDSDDFITVDALQILSQASAANPGKLIFYSDEFKSDVRSNKFSPFFKSDFDIIKITNCCYVTHLMMIKTGFLRSINAYSDPRATWCHDWDTTFRSIGAGLEPVHVPELLYAWRINPGSTASVSTGTKPEAVNSQRFVLERAIAERSLSAELRVEPNTLGPQTGMWSLAATSPLAAVEIASSLDFWRSPVDARAAMLRTMASAGGWVALLTSQDPVVRDTDLLALSAAAHWEKRVGVVGGLLSRSDGQVAWSGGVFTEAGVIDLHQGAPIADGGYHGALYCQRCVDVAPLLDVVIRSDRLVTALDLMERSGTSVNASSLAVVLGFLADRDGWLIAVTPYVNFVIERPFHDLMPLDRERMTLKEPYCATRSRWYGEQLKALPLYEPIGFTGASA comes from the coding sequence TTGAAAACAGAATCGGCAGCGATAGACCATGCTGACGTCTCGTCGCCCACAGAGCTTGTATGGGGTTCTGAAATTGCAGACCTCCAGCGCTCGGGGCTATTTTTAACGGATTGGTACGAATCCCGCAATCTTGACGTTGCTGCTGCCAGTCTAGGCGGATTGGAGCACTATCTGAATTTTGGCGGTTTGGAGGGAAGATCTCCCCACCCCTTATTCGATGGCGCATGGTATCTCAAGCAATATGCAGATGTCGCGGACGCGGAGTTCAATCCGCTGCTTCATTTTATTCGCCACGGATGGCGAGAGAGACGCAGGCCGCATCCGCTTTTCGATACATCCTGGTACGTCGAGCGCTATGGACATCTCATTGCTGACGGCGACAATCCATTAAGTGACTACATCAGGGTTGGCTGGAGGGATGGGCGGTGGCCAAACCCACTTTTTGACGGCAAATATTACCTGGACGTTTACCGAAATCATATGGATCCGGAAACCTCGCCTCTAGTCCACTATATCGAGTACGGATCACTCAACGGATTCAACCCTACACCCGTGTTTGATACGGCTTGGTATCTCGAGAAGAATCTGGACGTAACGTCTGAACGAATCAACCCACTGACTCACTACATAGAGTGCGGCGCTGTAGAGGGAAGGGATCCGCATCCCTTGTTCTATTCATCGTGGTATGCCAAAATTAATCCGAATTGTGCAAATTTTTCCACCCCTCTAGCGCATTATTTGCATAGCGGCGAGCGCAATTTATTTCCTAATCCATTGTTTGACAACGATTATTACCTTGCAAGGTACGGTGATATTGCAGCACACGGGAAGAATGCCCTTTGTCACTTTATAGAATTTGGAGCGAAAGAAGGACGTTCGCCTAGCGCGTTGTTCGACATCGCATGGTATCTTGAGGTCTACCCGGACATCGCTGAATCCGGCCTCAACGCCTTGACCCACTTCCTAAACGATGGGGCTTTTGAGGGACGATCACCACATCCTAAGTTTGATAATTCATGGCTTCTCGAACGGCCATCGGGAGACGCCCGCGGTGCCCGTGGGGTTCTGGAACGCTGGCTGCGTTATGGTCGGGCAAAGGGCGAAGTCTGTCCACTTATTCTGCGTGAAGGCAGCGCTTCGGACGCGCTTACTATTCTTGATCTATGCAATCTAAATGCTGATGAACTTAGATCAAGCTCAGATGTCGACCTTGTGATCTCGGTCTTGACACCGACATATAACACTAAGTCGGTGTGGTTGCGGGAGCTTTACCAAAGCTTACGCAACCAAACGTACTCTGGCTGGAAGTGGATAATCAGCGACGACGGATCAACGCGTTCAGATACGCTTGCAACGCTCCACGAAATTGCGGCGAATGACGAGAGGGTGATCCTGTGTTGCGATCCTATAGGCGGAGGGATTTCGGCGGCAACTAACCGGGCCGTCGACGCGGCGCTCGGAGATTATGCATGCCTCGTCGATCATGATGACGTATTAGCACGCGACGCATTAGGATGTGTGAGAGACGAGATCATGTCGAACGGGCCGTTCGACATGATCTACACCGATGAATGTAAATTAACGGCGGATTATTCTATTTACGGCATATTTCTTAAGCCAGACTGGTCGCCGGTATTGCTCCAAAACACCATGTATATTGGGCATTTAACTGTCTACAAACTGCCTTTCTTGCGTGGGCTGGGTGGATTCCGCACGAATTTTGACGGAACCCAGGACTATGACATGGCGCTCCGTGCAGCTGCGCAAGCGCCGCGCGTGGCTCATGTCCCGTGCATCGCCTACCTTTGGCGAGCCATAGAGGGATCGACCGCTCTGCGGCTTGACGCAAAAGATGGTGTGATCGCCGCCCAAGAGGCCGCAGTACGCGAGGCCGCGCAGGCCCGTGCACCAGGCGCTGTCGTTAAGCCAGGACTGTCGCCCGGTTTCTGGCGCGTGGACTACCCCTTACCACCAGAGAAGGCCTTGCTTTCGTATGTTATCCCGACCGCGGGCGGATCTCGAAACGTCCGAGGAGCACCCATTGACTTGTTGCTCAATTGCATTGAAAGCTTGGAAAATGCGAATTTTTATGAGCTACGGGAATATATAGTCGTTCACAATGGGAATCTTAGCGATTCACAGGTCTTGGCTCTGAAAGCGGTGGACGGTGTTAAGCTCGTCGAATATAAGGCTGAGCTTTTCAACCTTGCCGAGAAAATCAATCTGGGGGTCGAATGTGCTTCTGGAGAATTCGTTTGCCTGCTGAATGATGACGTGGAAGCAATTACTCTGGCCGGGGGCGGTCTGCTTATTGGGTTTATGGAACATCACCCCGAGGTTGGGGCAACCGCTCCGTTATGCCTTTTCGAAGATGGAAGAGTACAACACGACGGAGTAATGTTGCTGGAACAGGGACCATCTCACGCTGGTATTATGCAGCGCCAGAGCGATTTCGGTGAACATGGCTACCTGAATTATCGCCGTGAAGTGTTCGGCGTCACCGGCGCGATGATGTTCGTCCGTCGGGCTCTCTACATGGAATTGGGCGGCTTCGATGTTCGTCTCCCGCTGAATTACAATGACGTAGATTTCTGTCTCCGCTTGCGAGATGCCGGGTACAGCTGTGTGGTAGATCCGAATGTGCACGTTTATCATTACGAAAGCGCGTCGAAGACAGGAACATTCAAGTGCGAGAAGGAGGAACTTTTCCGTCGGTGGCCGGCGCTCAAGGATCCGTACTTCAACGGTAAGTTCGATCAGAGGAACCCTGCATTCGTACCCAAATGGCCGAGGCAGCGCGGTCAATTTTCAGACCCAATCTGTTTCGAGCGATGGCTAGATCGGCGCATCTCTAATCGTACGCAGGGCGCGCTAATCGAGCAGGATGCCCTAATTACGATTGGGATGTCGGTATACAACGGCCCGGCCGCACAATTGGAGGAAGCGCTCACGTCGGCGCTCATGCAAACTTACCGTAATCTTGAGATCCTGATTGTTGACGACGGATCGACGAGCACCGATACGCTCCGCTGGCTCGAAAATGTCGAGAAACGGGGCGACGTGCGGGTAATCCGTCTCGGTCGGAACGTCGGCATCGTGGGCGCGCAGAAGGTTCTCCTAGACGCGGCGCTGGGGGAATGGTTCGTCCCCATGGATTCGGATGATTTCATCACGGTCGATGCGTTGCAAATCTTGTCCCAGGCTTCCGCTGCGAATCCTGGAAAGCTGATTTTCTACTCAGACGAATTTAAATCAGACGTGCGATCAAACAAGTTTAGCCCTTTCTTCAAGTCGGATTTTGATATTATCAAGATTACAAACTGCTGCTACGTGACGCACTTGATGATGATTAAAACAGGTTTTCTTCGGTCTATCAACGCTTACTCCGATCCGCGGGCTACTTGGTGTCACGATTGGGATACGACATTCCGATCCATTGGGGCTGGGCTTGAGCCAGTCCATGTGCCAGAGTTGCTCTACGCTTGGCGTATCAACCCGGGCTCAACGGCCTCGGTCTCGACTGGCACTAAGCCCGAAGCCGTCAACTCGCAGCGATTTGTGCTCGAACGGGCGATCGCCGAACGGTCCCTATCCGCTGAGCTAAGGGTGGAACCCAACACCCTCGGCCCACAAACCGGAATGTGGTCTCTTGCGGCCACCTCTCCTTTGGCTGCCGTCGAAATTGCCTCGTCGCTTGATTTCTGGCGGTCGCCCGTTGATGCGCGGGCTGCTATGCTGCGTACCATGGCCAGCGCGGGTGGGTGGGTCGCCCTCCTAACTTCGCAAGACCCGGTCGTGAGAGACACGGATCTATTGGCATTGTCAGCCGCTGCCCATTGGGAGAAGCGTGTCGGCGTTGTGGGTGGCCTGCTTAGCCGCTCGGACGGCCAGGTCGCGTGGTCTGGGGGCGTCTTTACGGAAGCGGGCGTGATTGATTTGCATCAGGGGGCGCCGATAGCCGACGGCGGCTATCACGGAGCGTTGTACTGTCAGCGCTGTGTTGATGTAGCTCCGCTGCTTGATGTCGTAATTCGGTCCGACAGGCTAGTTACGGCGCTCGATCTTATGGAGAGAAGCGGAACATCTGTTAACGCGAGTAGCCTTGCCGTTGTATTGGGCTTTTTGGCTGATCGTGACGGGTGGCTCATCGCTGTAACTCCCTATGTGAACTTTGTAATCGAGCGGCCGTTCCACGACTTGATGCCACTCGATCGAGAGAGAATGACACTTAAAGAACCCTACTGCGCCACGCGGAGTCGTTGGTACGGTGAGCAATTAAAGGCGCTTCCACTATATGAGCCGATCGGATTTACTGGAGCTTCAGCATGA
- a CDS encoding IS5 family transposase produces the protein MWTDRHQTRHEARLKNMVLQTGLDEVARFLERADPPGRPEAIPARRVLAAIAWHLRVGGAWRALPAGFPPWRSVYGWFRRWIDKGLFESLMRALARRQRRRCGRRSEPRLAIIDTQSVKCISVRGPRGYDAAKKVVGRKRVALVDAEGHVLALAVLPANVQDRDTLPTLDDGKEQWPSLRLAILDGTFAAERCQDWCNIHGMRRRIVEKEPDQKGFVVLKRRWVVERTFCWLSHWAGLHRERAGRLDVATGRLACVASLMAANALYNPV, from the coding sequence ATGTGGACGGACCGACATCAGACGCGTCATGAGGCACGCCTGAAGAACATGGTGCTGCAGACGGGCCTGGACGAGGTGGCGCGCTTCCTGGAGCGAGCGGATCCGCCAGGTCGTCCGGAGGCGATACCGGCGCGCCGCGTGCTGGCCGCGATTGCCTGGCACCTGCGGGTCGGCGGAGCATGGCGGGCGTTGCCTGCGGGCTTTCCGCCCTGGCGCTCGGTCTATGGCTGGTTCCGGCGCTGGATCGACAAGGGTCTGTTCGAGAGCCTGATGCGGGCTCTGGCTCGCCGACAGCGGCGGCGGTGTGGACGCCGGTCGGAGCCACGGCTGGCGATCATCGACACACAAAGCGTCAAATGCATCAGCGTGCGCGGGCCGCGCGGCTACGATGCAGCCAAGAAAGTCGTCGGGCGCAAACGTGTGGCCCTGGTCGATGCCGAAGGCCACGTCCTGGCGCTCGCGGTCCTGCCGGCCAACGTGCAGGATCGCGATACCCTGCCTACCCTCGATGACGGCAAGGAGCAGTGGCCCAGTCTGCGCTTGGCCATCCTCGACGGCACCTTCGCGGCCGAGCGCTGCCAGGACTGGTGCAACATCCACGGCATGCGCCGCCGCATCGTCGAGAAGGAACCCGATCAGAAGGGCTTCGTCGTGCTGAAGCGGCGCTGGGTGGTCGAGCGCACCTTCTGCTGGCTCAGCCACTGGGCCGGCCTCCATCGCGAGCGGGCCGGTCGCCTGGATGTCGCCACGGGCAGGCTCGCCTGCGTCGCCAGCCTCATGGCCGCCAACGCCCTCTACAATCCAGTCTGA
- a CDS encoding IS66 family transposase, which translates to MILSERQARIEAQTAASHAVAEALKAKAAASSTEAMIAHLKLMIQKLRRELYGQRSERTARLIDQMELQLEELEAKATEDELSAEAAALQASLPAPALRRRPSRKAFPEHLPRERVVIAAPSSCPCCGSMKLSKLGEDVTETLEVIPRQWKVIQTVREKFTCRACEAISQPPAPFHVTPRGFVGPNLLAMVLFEKFGQHQPLNRQSERYGREGIELSVSTLADQVGAATAALAPLHERIARHVMTAERLHADDTTVPILAKGKTDTGRIWTYVRDDRPFGGADPPAALYFASRDRRHEHPDAHLAAWSGILQADAYGGYNGLYDPARPSGRVTSALCWSHARRGFFELADIAASARRSPGAAPVSPIALEAVTRIDVLFAIEREINGLSADARRQVRQERSRPLVEDLRTWLGEQRIRLSRSATVAKPIDYMLRRWDRFTSFLDDGRVCLTNNAAERALRGFALGRKAWLFAGSSRGAERAAAIVTLIQTARLNDVDPQVWLADVLARIAGHPIHRLDDLLPWNWSPPSTRAIAA; encoded by the coding sequence ATGATCCTCAGCGAGCGCCAGGCCAGGATCGAGGCACAGACTGCAGCGTCCCACGCCGTCGCCGAAGCGCTGAAGGCAAAGGCCGCGGCGTCCTCCACCGAAGCGATGATCGCCCACCTCAAGCTGATGATCCAGAAGCTCAGGCGCGAGCTCTACGGCCAGCGATCGGAGCGCACGGCGCGGCTCATCGACCAAATGGAACTGCAGCTTGAGGAGCTGGAGGCCAAGGCTACGGAGGACGAACTCTCGGCAGAGGCTGCGGCGCTGCAGGCCTCGTTGCCGGCTCCGGCGCTACGCCGCCGTCCATCACGCAAGGCGTTCCCGGAACATCTTCCGCGCGAGCGGGTCGTGATCGCAGCGCCTTCGTCGTGCCCGTGCTGCGGCTCCATGAAGCTGTCGAAGCTCGGCGAGGACGTCACCGAGACCCTGGAGGTGATCCCACGCCAGTGGAAGGTGATCCAGACGGTCCGGGAGAAGTTCACCTGCCGCGCGTGCGAGGCCATCTCGCAACCGCCGGCGCCCTTCCATGTGACCCCACGCGGCTTCGTCGGGCCGAACCTGCTGGCCATGGTGCTGTTTGAGAAGTTCGGTCAACATCAACCACTGAACCGCCAAAGCGAGCGCTACGGCCGCGAAGGCATCGAACTCTCCGTCTCGACGCTCGCCGACCAGGTTGGCGCGGCAACGGCAGCGCTGGCGCCGTTGCATGAGCGGATCGCCAGGCACGTGATGACGGCCGAAAGGCTGCACGCCGACGACACCACAGTGCCGATCCTGGCCAAAGGCAAAACCGATACGGGCCGGATCTGGACCTATGTCCGCGACGACAGGCCCTTTGGCGGCGCCGATCCGCCGGCGGCGCTCTACTTCGCCTCGCGCGACCGGCGGCACGAGCATCCGGACGCGCACCTCGCGGCATGGTCCGGCATCCTCCAGGCCGACGCCTATGGCGGCTACAACGGGCTCTATGATCCCGCGCGTCCGAGCGGACGGGTCACGTCGGCGCTGTGTTGGTCCCATGCCCGTCGCGGCTTCTTCGAACTCGCCGACATCGCCGCGAGCGCGCGGCGTAGCCCTGGCGCCGCGCCTGTGTCACCGATCGCCCTGGAGGCGGTTACGCGCATCGACGTGCTCTTCGCCATCGAGCGCGAGATCAACGGTCTGAGCGCCGACGCGCGTCGCCAGGTCCGACAGGAGCGGAGCCGCCCGCTCGTCGAGGACCTGCGCACCTGGCTTGGTGAGCAGCGCATCAGGCTCTCGCGCTCGGCGACCGTCGCCAAGCCGATCGACTATATGCTCAGGCGCTGGGACAGGTTTACCTCATTCCTCGACGACGGGCGGGTTTGCCTCACGAATAATGCCGCCGAGCGGGCGCTCAGAGGTTTTGCCCTCGGTCGAAAAGCATGGCTGTTTGCAGGCTCCAGCCGCGGCGCCGAGCGTGCCGCCGCAATAGTGACGCTGATCCAGACGGCAAGGCTTAACGATGTCGACCCACAGGTCTGGCTCGCCGACGTGCTGGCCCGCATCGCCGGGCATCCGATCCATCGACTCGACGACCTGCTGCCGTGGAACTGGTCCCCGCCGTCGACCAGGGCAATCGCAGCCTGA
- the tnpB gene encoding IS66 family insertion sequence element accessory protein TnpB (TnpB, as the term is used for proteins encoded by IS66 family insertion elements, is considered an accessory protein, since TnpC, encoded by a neighboring gene, is a DDE family transposase.) — translation MIPVPLGVKVWLATGHTDMRKGFASLALLAQEVLKRDPLGGHVFCFRGRRGDLLKVIWHDGQAASLYVRRLEKGRFLWPSPADGVVAITPAQMGYLLSGIDWRNPVETWRPTVIG, via the coding sequence ATGATCCCGGTTCCGCTTGGGGTGAAGGTCTGGCTTGCCACTGGCCACACCGATATGCGGAAGGGGTTCGCCTCACTGGCGCTGTTGGCGCAGGAGGTGTTGAAGCGTGATCCGCTCGGCGGCCACGTCTTTTGCTTCCGCGGGCGCCGGGGCGATCTCTTGAAGGTAATCTGGCACGACGGGCAGGCGGCGAGCCTCTACGTGCGACGGCTTGAGAAGGGCCGCTTCCTATGGCCCTCGCCAGCCGACGGGGTCGTCGCGATCACGCCCGCACAGATGGGTTATCTGCTCTCCGGGATCGACTGGCGCAATCCGGTGGAGACCTGGCGTCCGACGGTGATCGGATAG
- a CDS encoding transposase, giving the protein MDDATYIRRRRWSPQEKRAVVTESVTSGNVIATAKRHGIQAQQIYRWRERLEARPACGAFLAVAVASDPGPSSPAPLSAPVPASLLDDTSRDRDPTSRPERSPRVEIVLSAGRRIIVEGGVEVDAVLALARGLEGFR; this is encoded by the coding sequence ATGGACGATGCGACCTACATCCGGCGCCGCCGCTGGAGTCCTCAAGAGAAGCGCGCTGTCGTGACGGAGTCTGTGACCAGCGGCAACGTGATCGCGACGGCCAAGCGCCACGGCATCCAGGCGCAGCAGATCTATCGCTGGCGTGAACGGCTGGAGGCGCGGCCGGCCTGTGGCGCTTTCCTGGCTGTGGCGGTCGCGTCGGATCCAGGGCCGTCCAGTCCGGCACCGCTGTCGGCACCGGTGCCGGCATCGCTGCTGGATGACACGAGCAGGGATCGGGATCCGACATCGCGGCCGGAGCGGTCGCCGCGGGTTGAGATCGTGCTGTCCGCCGGGCGCCGGATCATCGTCGAAGGCGGCGTCGAGGTCGACGCGGTGCTTGCGTTGGCGCGGGGCCTTGAGGGCTTTCGATGA